A window of the Parabacteroides merdae ATCC 43184 genome harbors these coding sequences:
- a CDS encoding alpha-2-macroglobulin family protein, with amino-acid sequence MKIRAIIVLALIVCGIVSTIFYVKANQVSTNEKAIIEAIQTKNTPALIQALITRMKNQLEKDVNTFPELIKEVETYAGTCPDSASVAILHSMIAEMYNNYYMQNRWNVNQRTELAGYVPDDIREWTSNLFREKIKQELTLSLQPARLLQQTPVSQYNLILKKGKDTPQLRPTLYDFLAFRAIDIQPSDKWYEDVIDFRRTQPEKKALLLDELDYWQYKYDSQSTNTNDYRNTLDSLYNVYGKEPFAAEIRIAEMNLLQRERYQGNKAHQDSVQALIYSLCKESIAQYPKYDRINVFKNQLNEMETPVLNIQSDNNVYPGKDLTLQIKYVNTPRLVVRIYKSLRQPEDAWRNYGKNSKSMRGELVKEVTFKMNLANSYTEADSTLAIPMDRLGLYEYVITVPGKQLTVSNRFSVSRLAALTRSQTNNPEVLVTDLESGKPIEGATVIYYKTNMMNGTIQRQGEVKTDRLGIAILPAKKKIEHIRPVLREDSSSIITNIYPYGTSRSGQEKETVGLSLFTDRGIYRPGQNVFFKGIAYVKDTDNPHVVAGRTYTVTLRDANYKDVASKEFKTDRFGSFNGEFTIPAQTLSGNFTLVTERSRTNIRVEEYKRPTFKVSFLPLKEEVSFGHPVKLTGEAQTFSGINLQEGEINWTITRRPFWARFYMPDPFDFTYKQVANGTAKIDNKGNFTISFIPERPETSDMRPAFQSYEVTATLTDSKGETQEASYTFSVGDTGILLDIQMPGEEMENDSAKAVVTAYTVNRQKTSAEGSYTIYSLSDEKPEKDMFGADRYKINKLVTVGTFITGYEISPAVFRELPAGRYRLEVKSTDSNGKEVSANQDFILYNRRDKRPPVFMHTWLVNEHTTCAPGEEAAFIFGTSDKDTHILYEIYTADNKCTERKLIQLSDENRTFRIPFKETDGEGFTVSFTFVKDGKMYVKQVPVQRRQPDRRLNIQAKTFRDHLLPGSKENWKFRITDADSLTVSAEVLAGMYDASLDKLLPFSWSFSPKRYVYLYAPRFSEGTAFTNSSRYETGDRKRLNVPQFQYDRLDWQDVLRIGWQYEQSERRYATGAVMKSGTAPAITEVLNITEDSMPLEEPAVKAYQGVANIIAEEEVEENGTPFFPNKPVELRENFAETAFFYPALVTDEAGDVAFSFTMPESNTTWKLQLLAQTEDLKYGYLSREIITSKPLMVTPNLPRFLRQGDEVTITAQISNQSSATMDGRASLELFDPGNGQPVICLTKSQKPFTLGVDSTTTVNWSFKVPASSDGVIGCRIIADSDKGSDGEQHLIPVLSNEILITESTPFYLFDKNEEVIRPKDNKNIRPFRTTLELTANPIWYAVQALPTLSQPENDNVISWFASYYSNTLASYIATAHPRIQQVISQWKAQGGNASTLYSNLEKNAELKNILLQETPWVLEADNETEQKQRLSLLFDMNRAAGQRETALRHLLDLQTPDGGWGWFKGMYPSQEITLYILKGMSQLTELNAVEYNQQEKEMQMKALKFVDKQIQSDYEALQKIKNWQKNEISPLEIEYLFVRSNYRDIPELGSAREAIRYYTNLAEKQWDKQSIHGKGEIGWLMWRNGNKEIAGKIITWLRKTASTSPDKGMYWANNRSRANAFASPIDTHCLLMAFFNEVSPDKQETDRMKQWLLNQKQTQNWKSVPATVNAIYTLLLTGSNWLDTANTCTAQWGKQTYSTTSGELATGYLKVTISDEKATSSEGTSISIRKEGSAPAWGAVYEQYFQNINEVKKQKGVLNVEKLLFVETNNGTERQLRPVTPDEPLSVGDKVVVRLVVRTDREMDYVFLKDLRAGCFEPADQLSGSIYRDGVWYYQSPTDVSENFFFERLPQGTFVLEYAVYVSRTGEYAGGISTIQCLYAPEFVSHTEGNIIKVD; translated from the coding sequence ATGAAGATAAGAGCAATTATTGTTTTAGCCCTGATCGTATGCGGAATAGTATCCACGATCTTCTACGTGAAAGCAAATCAGGTATCCACCAACGAAAAGGCTATCATAGAAGCCATCCAAACGAAAAACACTCCGGCATTGATCCAGGCGCTTATCACCCGGATGAAAAATCAGCTGGAAAAAGACGTCAATACATTCCCCGAACTGATCAAAGAGGTGGAAACTTATGCCGGTACATGTCCCGACTCCGCATCTGTAGCCATACTCCACTCCATGATCGCGGAGATGTATAACAACTATTATATGCAAAACCGTTGGAACGTCAACCAGCGGACCGAACTGGCAGGCTATGTTCCCGATGATATCCGGGAATGGACCTCCAATCTGTTCAGAGAAAAGATCAAACAGGAACTGACGCTATCTCTCCAACCGGCTCGGTTGCTGCAACAAACACCGGTCAGCCAGTATAACCTGATCCTGAAAAAAGGGAAAGACACGCCTCAACTTCGCCCTACTCTATATGATTTCCTGGCTTTCCGGGCGATCGACATACAGCCGTCGGATAAATGGTATGAAGATGTGATCGACTTCCGCCGTACACAACCGGAGAAAAAAGCCTTATTACTGGACGAACTGGACTACTGGCAATATAAATACGACAGCCAGTCTACAAACACCAACGACTACAGAAACACGTTGGACAGTTTGTATAATGTATACGGCAAAGAGCCGTTTGCCGCCGAAATACGCATTGCCGAGATGAATCTTCTCCAACGGGAACGTTATCAAGGCAACAAGGCTCACCAAGACTCCGTCCAGGCGCTCATTTATTCGCTCTGCAAAGAAAGTATCGCGCAATATCCCAAATACGACCGCATAAACGTTTTCAAGAACCAGTTAAACGAAATGGAAACGCCGGTCCTGAATATCCAATCCGACAACAATGTGTATCCGGGCAAGGACCTTACATTGCAAATCAAGTATGTCAACACACCCCGGTTAGTTGTGCGCATCTACAAAAGCCTTCGCCAGCCGGAAGATGCCTGGCGGAATTACGGCAAGAACAGTAAAAGCATGCGGGGAGAACTGGTAAAAGAGGTCACATTCAAGATGAATCTCGCCAACTCATACACCGAAGCCGATTCCACGCTGGCCATTCCGATGGACAGGTTGGGATTATACGAATATGTGATCACGGTTCCCGGCAAGCAGCTGACAGTCTCCAACCGTTTTAGCGTCAGCCGTCTGGCAGCCCTCACCCGTAGCCAGACAAACAACCCGGAAGTACTTGTCACCGACCTCGAAAGCGGCAAACCGATCGAAGGGGCAACCGTCATCTATTACAAAACCAATATGATGAACGGAACCATCCAACGCCAGGGAGAAGTCAAAACAGACCGGTTGGGAATCGCCATCCTCCCGGCCAAAAAGAAAATCGAGCACATACGTCCGGTACTTCGCGAAGACTCCTCTTCCATCATCACAAATATATATCCTTACGGCACTTCCCGCTCCGGACAGGAAAAGGAGACAGTCGGTTTGTCACTCTTTACGGACCGGGGCATCTACCGGCCGGGGCAAAACGTATTCTTCAAAGGGATCGCTTATGTGAAAGATACGGACAACCCGCATGTCGTGGCCGGACGCACCTATACCGTCACCCTGCGGGATGCCAACTACAAGGATGTAGCCAGCAAAGAATTCAAGACCGACCGGTTCGGTTCCTTCAACGGAGAGTTCACCATCCCGGCACAGACTTTGAGCGGGAACTTCACGCTTGTCACAGAAAGGTCTCGTACGAATATCCGGGTAGAAGAATACAAACGCCCGACTTTCAAAGTCAGTTTCCTGCCGCTCAAGGAAGAGGTGTCTTTCGGCCATCCGGTGAAGTTGACAGGCGAAGCACAAACTTTCTCCGGTATAAACTTGCAGGAAGGTGAGATAAACTGGACGATCACCCGCCGCCCGTTCTGGGCACGTTTTTATATGCCGGACCCGTTCGATTTTACATACAAGCAGGTGGCTAACGGAACGGCAAAAATTGACAATAAAGGAAACTTCACGATCTCCTTCATACCCGAACGGCCGGAAACATCAGATATGCGCCCTGCCTTCCAGAGCTACGAAGTAACGGCAACCCTGACCGACAGCAAAGGAGAGACACAAGAGGCAAGCTATACCTTCTCCGTCGGCGATACAGGTATCCTGTTGGATATCCAAATGCCCGGAGAGGAAATGGAAAATGATTCCGCCAAGGCTGTGGTAACGGCCTATACCGTGAATAGGCAAAAAACATCTGCGGAAGGAAGTTACACGATTTATTCACTGTCGGACGAAAAGCCAGAAAAGGATATGTTCGGTGCAGACCGGTACAAAATCAATAAACTGGTGACTGTTGGAACTTTCATAACGGGATACGAAATATCACCTGCCGTATTCCGCGAACTTCCCGCCGGACGCTATCGCCTGGAAGTGAAATCGACCGACTCCAACGGAAAAGAAGTTTCCGCCAATCAAGATTTCATCTTGTACAACCGCCGGGATAAACGGCCGCCCGTATTTATGCATACCTGGCTGGTTAATGAGCACACGACCTGTGCGCCGGGAGAAGAGGCCGCATTTATTTTCGGAACATCCGACAAAGACACACATATATTATATGAAATTTATACAGCAGACAATAAATGCACGGAACGCAAACTGATCCAGTTGAGCGATGAAAACCGGACATTCCGCATCCCGTTCAAAGAAACGGATGGGGAAGGTTTCACCGTGTCTTTCACATTTGTCAAAGACGGCAAGATGTATGTGAAACAAGTTCCGGTTCAACGCCGGCAACCGGATCGGAGATTGAATATCCAGGCAAAGACATTCCGTGACCACCTGCTGCCGGGAAGCAAGGAAAATTGGAAATTCCGTATTACGGATGCTGATTCCTTGACCGTCTCCGCTGAAGTTTTGGCTGGCATGTACGATGCTTCATTGGACAAGTTATTGCCTTTCAGCTGGTCTTTCTCTCCTAAAAGATATGTTTATCTGTATGCTCCTCGTTTTTCTGAAGGGACAGCATTCACTAACAGCAGCAGGTACGAAACAGGAGATCGGAAAAGATTGAACGTCCCACAGTTCCAATACGACCGACTCGACTGGCAGGACGTACTGAGAATCGGTTGGCAATATGAACAAAGCGAACGACGCTATGCAACCGGAGCCGTCATGAAATCAGGGACAGCACCGGCAATAACCGAAGTTCTCAACATCACCGAAGACAGTATGCCACTAGAAGAACCGGCAGTAAAAGCGTACCAGGGTGTCGCTAATATCATAGCAGAAGAAGAAGTGGAAGAAAATGGAACACCGTTCTTCCCGAACAAACCGGTCGAACTTCGTGAAAACTTTGCCGAAACCGCATTCTTCTATCCGGCCTTAGTGACCGACGAAGCAGGCGATGTAGCGTTCAGCTTCACGATGCCCGAAAGCAACACGACTTGGAAACTGCAACTGCTGGCCCAGACGGAAGACCTGAAATACGGCTACCTGTCCCGCGAAATCATCACCAGCAAACCGTTGATGGTAACCCCTAACCTTCCGCGCTTCCTGCGCCAGGGCGATGAAGTGACCATCACGGCGCAAATCAGCAACCAGTCGTCTGCCACTATGGACGGACGCGCCAGCCTGGAACTGTTCGATCCGGGCAACGGCCAGCCGGTGATCTGCCTCACCAAATCGCAGAAGCCTTTCACCTTGGGGGTTGACAGCACCACGACTGTCAACTGGTCATTCAAGGTTCCGGCCTCTTCGGACGGTGTTATCGGTTGCCGTATCATTGCCGACTCAGACAAGGGAAGCGACGGCGAACAGCATCTGATCCCGGTTCTATCGAACGAGATATTGATAACGGAAAGCACTCCGTTCTACCTGTTCGACAAGAACGAAGAAGTGATCCGCCCGAAAGACAACAAAAATATCCGTCCGTTCCGCACGACACTGGAGCTGACTGCCAACCCTATCTGGTATGCCGTACAGGCATTGCCGACCCTATCCCAACCGGAAAACGACAACGTCATTTCCTGGTTCGCCTCTTATTACAGTAACACTTTGGCGAGCTACATCGCCACCGCCCACCCGCGTATCCAGCAGGTCATCAGCCAGTGGAAAGCACAGGGCGGAAACGCCTCCACGCTCTATTCTAACCTGGAAAAAAATGCAGAACTGAAAAACATCCTTCTACAGGAAACACCCTGGGTATTGGAAGCAGACAATGAAACGGAACAAAAACAGCGTTTGTCCCTCCTTTTCGATATGAACCGGGCAGCAGGACAGCGGGAAACCGCCCTCCGACATCTTCTCGACCTGCAAACGCCGGATGGAGGTTGGGGTTGGTTCAAAGGCATGTATCCGAGCCAGGAGATCACACTCTATATTCTGAAAGGGATGAGCCAACTGACGGAGTTGAATGCAGTCGAATATAACCAGCAGGAAAAAGAGATGCAGATGAAAGCACTCAAATTCGTTGACAAACAAATCCAGTCCGATTATGAGGCATTACAAAAGATCAAGAACTGGCAGAAAAACGAAATTTCTCCATTGGAAATCGAATATCTGTTTGTCCGCAGCAATTACCGAGACATTCCGGAGTTGGGTTCGGCCCGTGAAGCAATCCGCTACTATACGAACCTGGCGGAAAAGCAGTGGGACAAACAATCCATCCACGGCAAAGGAGAAATAGGGTGGCTCATGTGGAGGAATGGAAATAAAGAGATTGCCGGAAAGATTATCACTTGGCTGCGTAAAACAGCTTCGACCTCTCCGGACAAAGGTATGTATTGGGCGAACAACCGGAGCAGAGCAAACGCCTTTGCCTCTCCGATCGACACCCATTGCCTGCTGATGGCTTTCTTCAATGAAGTTTCGCCCGACAAACAAGAAACAGACCGTATGAAACAATGGTTACTCAACCAGAAACAGACGCAGAACTGGAAATCCGTACCGGCAACGGTCAACGCTATTTATACTTTGCTTCTGACAGGCAGCAACTGGTTGGACACTGCCAACACTTGCACCGCCCAATGGGGCAAGCAAACCTATAGCACGACAAGCGGCGAATTGGCCACCGGCTATCTGAAAGTAACCATATCGGATGAAAAAGCGACCTCATCCGAAGGAACCTCCATCTCTATCCGGAAAGAAGGCTCGGCGCCTGCATGGGGAGCTGTCTACGAGCAATACTTCCAGAACATCAACGAGGTAAAAAAACAGAAAGGCGTCCTGAACGTAGAAAAGCTGCTATTCGTAGAAACCAATAACGGGACTGAGCGGCAACTTCGTCCGGTCACCCCGGATGAACCGCTCAGTGTCGGCGACAAAGTGGTCGTCCGCCTTGTGGTCCGTACCGATCGCGAAATGGATTACGTCTTCCTGAAAGACCTCCGAGCCGGATGTTTTGAACCGGCAGACCAACTTTCCGGTTCTATCTATAGGGACGGGGTCTGGTATTACCAGTCGCCGACGGATGTTTCGGAGAATTTCTTCTTCGAACGCCTGCCCCAGGGGACTTTTGTACTGGAATATGCCGTATACGTGTCACGTACCGGTGAATATGCAGGAGGAATCAGTACGATCCAATGCCTGTACGCACCCGAATTCGTATCGCATACGGAAGGAAACATCATCAAGGTAGATTGA
- a CDS encoding thymidylate synthase, with amino-acid sequence MKQYLELLDRVLREGVKKEDRTGTGTYSVFGHQMRFNLEDGFPLLTTKKLHLKSIIYELLWFLQGDTNAKYLQEHGVRIWNEWADPDGNLGHIYGFQWRSWPDYKGGNIDQISEAVETIKHNPDSRRIIVSAWNVADLDNMNLPPCHAFFQFYVANGRLSLQMYQRSADIFLGVPFNIASYALLLQMMAQVTGLKAGDFVHTLGDAHIYTNHLEQVKLQLTRDPRPLPRMEINPDVKDIFGFQYEDFNLTGYDPHPHIKGEVAV; translated from the coding sequence ATGAAACAGTATTTAGAATTACTCGATCGTGTCCTCCGCGAAGGAGTCAAGAAAGAAGATCGGACAGGAACCGGTACATACAGTGTATTCGGACATCAGATGCGCTTCAACCTTGAAGACGGTTTTCCTCTGCTCACAACAAAGAAACTGCATTTGAAATCCATTATATACGAATTACTTTGGTTTCTTCAGGGCGATACAAATGCAAAATACCTGCAGGAACATGGAGTGAGGATTTGGAACGAGTGGGCAGATCCGGATGGAAACTTAGGACATATCTACGGCTTCCAATGGCGCTCATGGCCGGACTATAAAGGCGGCAATATCGATCAGATCAGTGAAGCGGTAGAGACAATCAAGCATAATCCGGATTCACGCCGTATCATCGTCAGCGCCTGGAATGTAGCAGACCTGGACAATATGAATCTGCCTCCCTGCCACGCTTTTTTCCAGTTTTATGTGGCAAACGGCCGCCTGAGCCTGCAAATGTACCAGCGCAGTGCCGATATTTTCTTAGGCGTACCTTTTAATATTGCCTCGTATGCCCTGTTATTACAGATGATGGCACAGGTAACCGGACTGAAAGCTGGAGATTTTGTCCATACGCTTGGTGACGCACATATTTACACGAACCATCTTGAACAGGTAAAGTTGCAACTGACACGCGATCCACGGCCTCTTCCCCGGATGGAAATCAACCCGGATGTAAAAGATATATTCGGTTTCCAGTACGAGGATTTCAACCTAACGGGATACGACCCTCATCCTCATATCAAGGGAGAAGTGGCCGTATAA
- a CDS encoding dihydrofolate reductase, with the protein MSTISIVAAISDNNAIGKNLGLLWHMPADMKRFKDLTTGHAVIMGRKTFESLPKGGLPNRKNVVLTTMPEAGFINCFACESMHDALDICEKEENIFIIGGSLVYRQGLGIADKMYLTRIHGEFPDADAFFPVVNWDLWEEVERQEFPADEKNPYPYTFLTYVRKK; encoded by the coding sequence ATGAGTACTATTTCAATTGTAGCAGCGATTTCCGACAACAATGCGATCGGGAAGAATCTGGGTCTGCTCTGGCACATGCCGGCAGACATGAAGCGTTTTAAAGACCTGACAACAGGACACGCCGTAATAATGGGGCGTAAAACTTTCGAATCTTTGCCAAAAGGCGGATTGCCCAACCGTAAAAATGTCGTGCTGACGACGATGCCTGAAGCAGGTTTCATCAATTGCTTTGCCTGCGAATCCATGCATGACGCACTGGATATCTGCGAAAAGGAAGAAAACATCTTCATCATCGGAGGTTCTCTGGTTTACAGACAAGGATTAGGGATTGCCGACAAGATGTATCTGACCCGTATTCACGGGGAGTTTCCGGATGCAGACGCATTTTTCCCGGTTGTCAACTGGGATCTGTGGGAAGAGGTGGAACGACAGGAATTTCCCGCTGACGAGAAAAATCCGTATCCTTACACATTCCTGACCTACGTCCGTAAAAAATAA
- a CDS encoding zeta toxin family protein, whose protein sequence is MPYLYIISGCNGAGKTTASFTILPEMLKCKEFVNSDEIAKGLSPFNSDSIAVAVEASRIMYKRIKELIASGETFAMETTLATRSGANLIREAQREGYYVTLLYFWLNTPDLAVERVKMRVAAGGHNIPESTIRRRYEAGIHNLFELYIPICDYWMIADNSMSPMEVIAKGFRSDKKEIYNSDIYTKLEHHE, encoded by the coding sequence GTGCCATATCTATACATAATATCGGGATGCAACGGAGCAGGAAAAACGACAGCTTCCTTCACAATTCTTCCAGAGATGTTGAAGTGTAAAGAGTTCGTAAATTCCGACGAGATTGCCAAGGGGCTTTCCCCTTTTAATTCTGATAGTATCGCGGTAGCCGTTGAAGCCAGTCGTATTATGTATAAACGCATTAAAGAACTAATCGCTTCAGGCGAAACGTTTGCTATGGAAACTACACTGGCCACCCGTTCAGGCGCAAACCTGATTCGGGAAGCACAAAGGGAAGGGTATTATGTGACATTGTTATATTTCTGGCTGAACACACCGGATCTGGCAGTGGAGCGAGTAAAAATGAGAGTGGCCGCCGGAGGACATAACATTCCGGAGAGTACTATCCGCCGTCGTTACGAGGCAGGTATTCACAATCTCTTTGAACTATATATCCCCATTTGTGATTATTGGATGATTGCAGACAACTCCATGTCACCGATGGAAGTAATCGCCAAAGGTTTCAGGAGTGATAAAAAAGAGATATATAATTCGGATATTTATACAAAACTTGAGCATCATGAGTGA
- a CDS encoding aldose epimerase family protein, whose protein sequence is MKRLCMAVMAMCVLLSCTEKKEEATLSGLMKSNFVSEVQGKPTALYVLKNQNGAEACVTNWGGRLVSVMVPDKNGKMTDVVLGYDNIQQYVDNPNNNYGGLIGRYGNRIANGKFTLDGVEYQLPQNNNGHCLHGGPEGYHTVVWDAKQVNDQSVELTYLSKDGEAGFPGNLNLKVTYTLTNDNAVDIKYEATTDKPTVVNLTNHSYFNLSGVPGSQILDHSIMIAADTYVPVDETLIPTGTLDPVEGTPMDLRTAVAVGAHIDDPFDQLVRGKGYDHNWVLNNNCDINVLAAKAVSAKSGIGLEVYTNEPGIQFYAGNAMTKDGDKGKLGVIYPHRGALCLETQHYPDSPNQPSFPSVVLRPGEKYFSECIYKFTVEK, encoded by the coding sequence ATGAAGAGACTATGTATGGCTGTCATGGCAATGTGTGTTTTGTTGTCATGCACTGAGAAAAAAGAGGAAGCCACTCTTTCTGGACTGATGAAATCTAATTTCGTATCAGAAGTACAGGGAAAACCGACTGCATTATATGTGTTGAAGAACCAGAATGGTGCAGAGGCCTGTGTGACAAACTGGGGCGGGCGCCTGGTATCGGTTATGGTTCCTGACAAGAATGGCAAAATGACGGATGTCGTCCTGGGATACGATAATATCCAACAGTATGTGGACAATCCAAACAATAACTACGGCGGGTTGATCGGTCGTTATGGAAACCGTATTGCAAATGGCAAGTTTACGCTGGATGGTGTTGAGTACCAGCTTCCGCAGAATAACAACGGACATTGCCTGCATGGTGGTCCGGAAGGTTACCATACGGTTGTTTGGGATGCCAAACAGGTAAATGACCAAAGTGTGGAATTGACGTATCTCTCCAAAGATGGTGAAGCCGGTTTCCCCGGAAATCTGAACCTGAAAGTCACATACACATTGACGAATGACAATGCCGTCGATATCAAATACGAAGCTACAACGGACAAACCGACTGTCGTGAACTTGACGAACCATAGCTATTTCAACCTTTCCGGTGTTCCGGGTTCTCAGATCTTGGATCATTCTATTATGATTGCTGCAGATACTTATGTTCCGGTTGATGAAACATTGATCCCGACCGGCACGCTTGATCCGGTAGAAGGAACTCCGATGGATTTGCGTACGGCTGTTGCCGTAGGCGCACATATCGATGATCCGTTCGATCAGTTGGTAAGAGGCAAAGGCTATGATCATAACTGGGTGTTGAATAATAATTGCGACATCAATGTGTTGGCTGCAAAGGCTGTTTCTGCAAAGAGCGGTATCGGCCTTGAAGTGTACACAAACGAGCCGGGTATCCAGTTCTATGCCGGAAACGCAATGACGAAGGATGGAGATAAAGGAAAGTTAGGTGTGATTTATCCGCATCGCGGTGCTTTGTGTCTCGAAACACAACATTATCCCGATTCTCCCAACCAGCCGAGCTTCCCAAGTGTGGTGCTGCGTCCGGGCGAAAAGTATTTCAGCGAGTGTATATATAAATTCACGGTTGAAAAGTAG
- the hemW gene encoding radical SAM family heme chaperone HemW has product MAGLYIHIPFCAKRCLYCDFFSNTDMKFKEPYIDAAIREMELRQEYIGGEPLDTIYFGGGTPSQLQQADFERIFEAADRLFGTSSCTEITLEANPDDMTPEYVASLRNLPFNRISMGVQSFKEKDLRFLNRRHNREQALRAVGLCKENGIQNISIDLIYGLPGQTLEEWQENLDDAIRLEIPHISAYHLIYEEGTALYKLMEAGKVTPIEEDLSVTLFSTLINRLTEAGYLHYEISNFGRPGYFSRHNSSYWTGTKYIGIGPSAHSYDGESRQWNISSLPRYLQGIKAGIPDIEIEELDINTKYNDFIITGLRTMWGIRTADIRERFGEEKQTYLEQQAATYLRQGLLIRENDTLTLSKKGIFISDGIMSDLLWV; this is encoded by the coding sequence GTGGCAGGTTTATATATCCATATTCCTTTTTGCGCCAAACGGTGCCTGTATTGCGACTTCTTTTCCAATACGGATATGAAGTTCAAAGAGCCGTATATCGATGCAGCTATCCGGGAGATGGAATTACGTCAGGAATATATAGGAGGGGAACCTCTTGACACCATTTATTTCGGAGGCGGTACGCCCTCCCAACTTCAACAGGCCGACTTCGAACGGATATTCGAGGCTGCGGACCGCTTGTTCGGCACAAGCTCATGCACAGAAATTACGCTGGAAGCCAATCCTGACGATATGACACCGGAATACGTCGCCTCCCTCCGCAACCTGCCCTTCAACCGGATCAGTATGGGAGTACAAAGTTTCAAAGAAAAAGACCTCCGTTTCCTGAACCGGCGCCATAACCGCGAACAGGCTTTGCGCGCAGTCGGGCTTTGCAAAGAAAACGGCATCCAAAACATAAGCATCGACTTGATATACGGGTTGCCCGGACAGACCTTGGAAGAGTGGCAAGAGAATCTGGATGACGCGATCCGTCTGGAAATTCCCCATATATCAGCCTACCACTTAATATATGAAGAAGGGACAGCCCTATATAAATTGATGGAAGCCGGGAAAGTGACTCCTATAGAAGAAGACTTGAGCGTCACCCTTTTCTCCACTTTAATCAATCGGCTGACCGAAGCCGGATATCTCCATTACGAGATTTCCAATTTTGGCCGTCCCGGTTATTTTTCCCGGCACAACAGTTCCTATTGGACCGGCACGAAATATATAGGCATCGGACCTTCCGCCCATTCCTATGATGGAGAAAGCCGGCAATGGAACATATCTTCCCTTCCCCGCTACTTACAAGGGATCAAGGCAGGCATTCCCGATATAGAGATAGAAGAATTGGACATCAACACAAAATACAACGACTTCATCATCACCGGACTACGCACAATGTGGGGAATCCGGACAGCTGATATCCGGGAGCGGTTCGGAGAAGAAAAGCAAACCTATCTCGAACAGCAGGCAGCTACCTATTTGCGTCAAGGGTTGCTTATCCGTGAAAACGACACTTTAACCCTCTCGAAAAAAGGCATTTTCATCTCAGACGGCATAATGAGCGACCTTTTATGGGTATAA